In a single window of the Acyrthosiphon pisum isolate AL4f chromosome X, pea_aphid_22Mar2018_4r6ur, whole genome shotgun sequence genome:
- the LOC100574257 gene encoding uncharacterized protein LOC100574257 isoform X1, translated as MDMAATCKYYVTKLLGISHPKPNCVYDVRSASGNVRNREQKSLFRVFYRSNDRRRKKCQRANIKESYVPSMHADEVGAKIGDGRVLEENTVEDIEKKFQGFRNVFEKCKVKKKKPRLFNVSSGLRFTLVGNSMLMDNQKKATETASTAINTEENTIQENYADEEEDNGVEDENANDGNYIADKDIAIVQKEAVVNDLNEDAFSESKCPRDVADKVNLWIDSSVKQTDGYSEEEGIFVDEESCRVRNPYKYTIHFIFHLENNK; from the coding sequence ATGGATATGGCGGCCACTTGTAAGTATTATGTGACAAAGTTACTTGGTATAAGTCATCCGAAACCGAATTGTGTGTACGATGTACGTTCAGCTTCAGGCAATGTCCGTAATCGTGAGCAAAAATCGTTGTTCCGCGTTTTCTACCGATCGAATGACCGACGTCGAAAAAAATGTCAGAGAGCTAATATAAAAGAATCGTACGTTCCTTCTATGCATGCAGACGAGGTTGGTGCCAAAATAGGTGATGGTCGTGTATTGGAAGAAAACACGGTTGAGGATATTGAAAAGAAGTTCCAAGGATTTCGGAAcgtgtttgaaaaatgtaaggtaaagaaaaaaaaaccacgtcTGTTCAATGTCAGTTCAGGATTGCGATTCACACTTGTTGGTAATTCCATGTTGATGGACAATCAAAAAAAAGCAACTGAAACTGCTAGTACAGCTATTAATACTGAAGAAAATACCATTCAAGAGAACTATGCTGATGAGGAGGAGGATAATGGTGTAGAAGATGAAAACGCTAATGATGGAAATTATATAGCTGACAAAGATATAGCAATTGTGCAAAAGGAAGCAGTCgttaatgatttaaatgaaGATGCTTTTTCTGAGTCCAAATGTCCAAGAGATGTAGCAGATAAAGTGAATTTATGGATCGACAGTTCCGTTAAGCAGACGGATGGATATTCTGAAGAGGAAGGCATATTTGTCGACGAAGAG
- the LOC100574257 gene encoding uncharacterized protein LOC100574257 isoform X2, producing MDMAATCKYYVTKLLGISHPKPNCVYDVRSASGNVRNREQKSLFRVFYRSNDRRRKKCQRANIKESYVPSMHADEVGAKIGDGRVLEENTVEDIEKKFQGFRNVFEKCKVKKKKPRLFNVSSGLRFTLVGNSMLMDNQKKATETASTAINTEENTIQENYADEEEDNGVEDENANDGNYIADKDIAIVQKEAVVNDLNEDAFSESKCPRDVADKVNLWIDSSVKQTDGYSEEEGIFVDEELRIENKDPHKVILSSSY from the coding sequence ATGGATATGGCGGCCACTTGTAAGTATTATGTGACAAAGTTACTTGGTATAAGTCATCCGAAACCGAATTGTGTGTACGATGTACGTTCAGCTTCAGGCAATGTCCGTAATCGTGAGCAAAAATCGTTGTTCCGCGTTTTCTACCGATCGAATGACCGACGTCGAAAAAAATGTCAGAGAGCTAATATAAAAGAATCGTACGTTCCTTCTATGCATGCAGACGAGGTTGGTGCCAAAATAGGTGATGGTCGTGTATTGGAAGAAAACACGGTTGAGGATATTGAAAAGAAGTTCCAAGGATTTCGGAAcgtgtttgaaaaatgtaaggtaaagaaaaaaaaaccacgtcTGTTCAATGTCAGTTCAGGATTGCGATTCACACTTGTTGGTAATTCCATGTTGATGGACAATCAAAAAAAAGCAACTGAAACTGCTAGTACAGCTATTAATACTGAAGAAAATACCATTCAAGAGAACTATGCTGATGAGGAGGAGGATAATGGTGTAGAAGATGAAAACGCTAATGATGGAAATTATATAGCTGACAAAGATATAGCAATTGTGCAAAAGGAAGCAGTCgttaatgatttaaatgaaGATGCTTTTTCTGAGTCCAAATGTCCAAGAGATGTAGCAGATAAAGTGAATTTATGGATCGACAGTTCCGTTAAGCAGACGGATGGATATTCTGAAGAGGAAGGCATATTTGTCGACGAAGAG